A genomic region of Vitis vinifera cultivar Pinot Noir 40024 chromosome 7, ASM3070453v1 contains the following coding sequences:
- the LOC104878283 gene encoding putative disease resistance RPP13-like protein 1, producing MEVVGESVLSAAVEVLFGNLASPELLKFARQGEVIAELENWKKELMMINEVLDEAEEKQTTKPSVKNWLDDLRDLAYDMEDVLDELATELLRRRLKAEGADQVATTSKVRSLIPICFTGFNPVGEVRFNIEMGTKIKEITRRLDDISSRKAKLGFYMVPGVEKSWERFASGAASTWQRPPTTSLINEPVHGRDDEKEVIIEMLLKDEGGESNFGVIPIVGIGGMGKTTLAQLIYRDDEIVKHFEPTVWVCVSDESDVEKLTKIILNAVSPDEMRDGDDFNQVQLKLSKILVGKRFLLVLDDVWNINNCEQWSHLQTPFKSGARGSKIVVTTRHTNVASLMRADNYHYLLKPLSNDDCWKVFVKENKNINDPNLRLLDTRIIEKCSGLPLAAKVLGGLLRSKPQNQWEHVLSSKMWNRSGVIPVLRLSYQHLPSHLKRCFAYCALFPRDYKFEQKELILLWMAEGLIHEAEEEKCQMEDLGADYFDELLSRCFFQPSSNSKSQFIMHDLINDLAQDVATEICFNLENIRKAFEMTRHLSFIRSEYDVFKKFEVLNKPEQLRTFVALPITVDNKMKCYLSTKVLHGLLPKLIQLRVLSLSGYEINELPNSIGDLKHLRYLNLSHTKLKWLPEAVSSLYNLQSLILCNCMELIKLPICIMNLTNLRHLDISGSIMLEEMPPQVGSLVNLQTLSKFFLSKDNGSRIKELKNLLNLRGELAILGLENVSDPRDAMYVNFKEIPNIEDLIMVWSEDSGNSRNESTEIEVLKWLQPHQSLKKLGIAFYGGSKFPHWIGDPSFSKMVCLELIDCKNCTSLPALGGLPFLKDLVIKGMNQVKSIGDGFYGDTANPFQSLESLRFENMAEWNNWLIPKLGHEETEALFPCLHELIIIKCPKLINLPHELPSLVVFHVKECQELEMSIPRLPLLTQLIVVGSLKSWDGDVPSLTQLYIWGISRLSCLWERLAQRLMVLEDLGINECDELACLRKPGFGLENLGGLRRLWINGCDGVVSLEEQGLPCNLQYLEVKGCSNLEKLPNALHTLASLAYTIIHNCPKLVSFPETGLPPMLRDLRVRNCEGLETLPDGMMINSCALEQVEIRDCPSLIGFPKGELPVTLKNLLIENCEKLESLPEGIDNNNTCRLEKLHVCRCPSLKPIPRGYFPSTLEILSIWDCEQLESIPGNLLQNLTSLRLLNICNCPDVVSSPEAFLNPNLKQLYISDCENMRWPLSGWGLRTLTSLDELVIRGPFPDLLSFSGSHLLLPTSLTHLGLINLPNLKSVTSMGLRSLMSLKRLEFHRCPKLRSFVPKEGLPPTLARLVIWKCPFLKKRCLKGKGNDWPKIAHIPYVEIDKIVQQ from the coding sequence ATGGAGGTTGTTGGAGAGTCTGTTCTTTCTGCTGCCGTTGAAGTTCTGTTCGGGAATTTGGCTTCCCCTGAGTTGCTCAAGTTCGCTCGCCAAGGGGAGGTCATTGCTGAACTTGAAAACTGGAAGAAGGAACTGATGATGATTAATGAAGTACTGGACGAAGCTGAGGAGAAGCAGACAACAAAGCCGTCCGTGAAAAATTGGCTAGATGATCTCCGAGACTTGGCTTACGACATGGAAGATGTACTGGACGAGCTCGCGACCGAGCTGTTGCGACGCAGGTTGAAGGCAGAAGGAGCTGATCAGGTGGCCACCACTAGTAAGGTACGGAGCCTCATCCCGATTTGCTTTACTGGTTTCAATCCGGTTGGTGAAGTTAGGTTTAATATTGAGATGGGGACCAAGATCAAGGAAATCACTAGGCGGTTAGATGATATTTCTAGCCGGAAAGCTAAGCTGGGTTTTTATATGGTCCCGGGTGTTGAAAAAAGTTGGGAAAGGTTTGCATCTGGAGCAGCTTCTACTTGGCAACGACCCCCCACTACATCTTTGATTAATGAACCTGTTCACGGCAGGGATGATGAAAAAGAAGTCATTATTGAGATGCTGTTGAAGGATGAAGGCGGTGAAAGCAACTTTGGGGTAATTCCCATTGTAGGCATAGGTGGGATGGGGAAAACTACACTGGCCCAGTTGATATACAGGGACGATGAAATAGTGAAGCATTTTGAGCCAACGGTGTGGGTGTGTGTATCAGACGAGAGTGATGTAGAGAAGCTAACGAAGATAATTCTCAATGCCGTCTCTCCAGATGAAATGCGCGATGGGGATGACTTTAATCAAGTGCAACTCAAGTTAAGCAAGATTCTGGTTGGAAAAAGGTTTTTGCTAGTTTTGGACGATGTGTGGAACATTAACAATTGTGAGCAATGGAGTCACTTACAGACCCCCTTTAAGTCGGGGGCTAGAGGAAGTAAAATTGTAGTAACGACACGTCATACAAATGTTGCATCATTGATGAGAGCAGACAACTACCACTACTTGCTCAAGCCTTTGTCTAATGATGATTGTTGGAAAGTGTTtgtgaaagaaaacaaaaatatcaatgatCCAAATTTGAGATTGCTTGATACAAGGATCATAGAGAAATGCAGTGGCTTGCCCTTAGCAGCAAAGGTGCTCGGTGGGCTTCTACGCTCCAAACCACAGAATCAATGGGAACATGTACTGAGTAGCAAAATGTGGAATAGGAGTGGTGTTATCCCAGTGCTAAGATTAAGCTATCAACATCTCCCTTCACATCTAAAAAGATGTTTTGCTTACTGTGCATTGTTTCCAAGGGACTATAAATTTGAGCAAAAAGAGCTAATTTTATTATGGATGGCGGAGGGTTTAATTCATgaagcagaagaagaaaaatgccAAATGGAAGATTTAGGTGCTGATTATTTTGATGAATTATTATCTAGATGTTTTTTCCAACCATCAAGCAATAGTAAATCCCAATTTATAATGCACGATTTGATCAATGATCTAGCTCAAGATGTTGCTACAGAAATATGCTTCAATTTAGAGAATATACGTAAAGCTTTTGAAATGACTCGTCATTTGTCATTCATACGTAGCGAGTATGATgtattcaaaaaatttgaagtccTTAATAAACCGGAGCAATTACGAACATTTGTTGCATTACCCATCACCGTAGATAATAAGATGAAATGTTACTTAAGCACTAAGGTGCTTCATGGCTTGTTGCCAAAGTTGATACAATTAAGGGTGCTCTCTTTGAGTGGTTATGAAATAAATGAGTTGCCAAATTCGATTGGTGATTTGAAACATTTACGGTATCTTAATTTGTCTCATACTAAACTCAAATGGTTACCTGAAGCAGTGAGTAGTCTCTACAATTTACAATCATTGATATTATGCAATTGCATGGAACTCATTAAGTTGCCTATTTGCATTATGAATTTAACCAATCTTCGACATCTTGATATTAGTGGTTCAATTATGTTGGAAGAGATGCCTCCACAAGTTGGAAGCTTGGTAAATTTGCAAACATTGTCTAAGTTTTTTCTAAGCAAAGATAATGGGTCACgaataaaagaattgaagaacTTGTTGAATCTCCGAGGAGAGCTTGCCATTTTAGGGTTGGAAAATGTTTCGGATCCAAGAGATGCAATGTATGTCAATTTCAAGGAGATACCAAATATTGAAGACTTAATTATGGTATGGAGTGAAGATTCTGGTAATTCAAGGAATGAAAGTACTGAGATAGAGGTCCTTAAGTGGTTGCAACCTCATCAAAGTTTGAAAAAACTGGGAATTGCATTTTATGGTGGCTCAAAATTCCCGCATTGGATAGGAGATCCATCCTTCTCCAAAATGGTTTGTTTGGAACTTATAGATTGTAAAAATTGCACATCATTGCCAGCACTTGGGGGTTTACCTTTCCTCAAAGACTTGGTGATTAAAGGAATGAATCAAGTTAAAAGCATAGGTGATGGGTTCTATGGGGATACCGCAAACCCTTTTCAGTCTTTGGAATCTCTGAGATTTGAGAATATGGCAGAATGGAACAATTGGTTAATTCCCAAATTGGGACATGAGGAAACTGAAGCATTGTTTCCTTGCCTCCATGagcttataataataaaatgtccAAAACTGATCAACTTACCTCATGAGTTACCGTCCCTTGTGGTTTTTCATGTTAAAGAATGCCAAGAACTGGAAATGTCAATTCCACGACTTCCACTTCTTACTCAATTAATAGTAGTTGGGTCGTTAAAAAGTTGGGATGGTGATGTCCCCTCACTTACCCAATTATACATTTGGGGAATTTCGAGGCTGAGTTGTTTATGGGAAAGGCTTGCACAACGCTTAATGGTCCTTGAAGATCTGGGAATAAATGAATGTGATGAGTTGGCATGTTTGAGGAAGCCTGGATTTGGACTGGAAAACCTTGGTGGTCTGCGACGTTTATGGATCAATGGGTGTGATGGGGTTGTATCGTTGGAAGAGCAAGGGCTGCCTTGCAATCTTCAATACTTGGAAGTGAAGGGATGCTCCAACTTAGAGAAGCTGCCAAATGCATTGCACACCCTCGCATCTCTTGCATATACGATAATTCATAATTGCCCGAAACTCGTGTCATTCCCAGAGACAGGTTTGCCGCCCATGCTAAGAGATCTTAGAGTGAGAAATTGTGAGGGTCTAGAGACACTACCTGATGGAATGATGATTAACAGTTGTGCCCTTGAGCAGGTGGAAATTAGAGATTGTCCATCTCTTATTGGCTTTCCGAAAGGGGAGCTACCTGTCACCCTTAAGAACCTGCTAATTGAAAATTGTGAGAAACTAGAGTCTCTACCTGAGGGAATTGACAACAACAACACTTGTCGTCTTGAAAAGCTACATGTATGCCGATGTCCATCTCTCAAGCCCATTCCGAGAGGCTACTTTCCCTCCACACTTGAGATTCTTTCCATTTGGGACTGCGAGCAATTGGAGTCGATTCCAGGGAATCTGCTGCAAAATCTCACATCTCTTCGACTTCTAAACATATGTAATTGTCCAGATGTGGTGTCCTCTCCAGAAGCGTTTTTGAACCCCAACCTTAAACAACTTTATATTTCAGATTGTGAGAATATGAGGTGGCCTCTATCTGGGTGGGGCCTCCGCACACTCACCTCACTTGATGAGCTCGTGATTCGTGGCCCATTCCCAGATCTGCTTTCTTTTTCCGGCTCTCACCTACTTCTTCCTACATCTCTCACCCATCTCGGGTTGATAAATCTCCCCAACTTGAAATCCGTAACCTCCATGGGTCTCCGAAGCCTTATGTCTCTTAAAAGGCTTGAATTCCACCGTTGCCCTAAGCTCCGGTCTTTTGTACCAAAGGAAGGGCTACCACCAACACTTGCAAGACTTGTAATCTGGAAGTGTCCATTTCTAAAAAAGAGGTGCCTCAAGGGCAAAGGAAATGATTGGCCCAAGATTGCTCACATCCCCTATGTGGAAATAGATAAGATTGTACAACAATAA